The following proteins come from a genomic window of Yinghuangia sp. ASG 101:
- a CDS encoding sulfotransferase family protein has translation MGPHDELLDAARAETGLDDFGDDAFREGLEILVRDLREHARLNAVGQVALRKILVDMLGQRLQVEDWYRRHPEIDDEPIEAPLFGIGLPRTGSTALSFLLAEDPQARSLLRWEASQPCPPPSTVDGPDPRVETAKAELAQIAKLSPRTLAMLPGSPTGPMECLSLLALDFKSHVFQAFAYVPNYSTWLLYDADCASAYAYERRVLKLLQWGFPTRPWRLKTPAHLLFLDSLDQAFPDARFVWTHRDPTAVILSVADLCTEVTGRFSDDIDTHYIGELNVEHWSVGMARALAFRERSEQRGEQRFHDIDFRAMQTEPIEQIEGLYAWLGEPVTPAFEAGMRDWWKEFAANREPNVHPDPATFGVDLDRVRPLFADYTSRYCTPR, from the coding sequence ATGGGACCACATGACGAACTGCTCGACGCCGCACGGGCCGAGACGGGCCTGGACGACTTCGGGGACGACGCCTTCCGCGAGGGCCTGGAGATTCTCGTACGCGACCTGCGCGAGCACGCCAGGCTGAACGCGGTCGGCCAAGTGGCCCTCCGCAAGATCCTCGTCGACATGCTCGGCCAGCGCCTCCAGGTCGAGGACTGGTACCGGCGCCACCCCGAGATCGACGACGAACCGATCGAGGCACCGCTCTTCGGCATCGGCCTGCCGCGCACCGGGTCGACCGCGCTGTCGTTCCTGCTCGCGGAGGACCCGCAGGCGAGGTCGCTGCTGCGGTGGGAGGCGTCGCAGCCGTGCCCGCCGCCGTCGACGGTCGACGGCCCCGACCCGCGCGTCGAGACGGCGAAGGCCGAACTGGCGCAGATCGCCAAGCTGTCGCCGCGCACGCTGGCGATGCTGCCGGGCAGCCCGACCGGTCCCATGGAGTGCCTGTCGCTGCTGGCACTGGACTTCAAGTCGCACGTCTTCCAGGCGTTCGCGTACGTCCCGAACTATTCGACGTGGCTGCTGTACGACGCGGATTGCGCCTCGGCGTACGCGTACGAGCGCCGCGTCCTCAAGCTGTTGCAGTGGGGCTTCCCGACCCGGCCGTGGCGGCTGAAGACCCCCGCGCACCTGTTGTTCCTCGATTCCCTCGACCAGGCGTTCCCCGACGCGCGATTCGTGTGGACGCACCGCGACCCCACCGCGGTCATCCTGTCCGTCGCCGACCTGTGTACCGAGGTCACGGGCCGATTCAGCGACGACATCGACACCCATTACATCGGCGAACTGAACGTCGAGCACTGGTCGGTCGGCATGGCACGGGCGCTCGCCTTCCGCGAGCGCTCCGAGCAGCGCGGCGAACAGCGGTTCCACGACATCGACTTCCGGGCGATGCAGACCGAACCCATCGAGCAGATCGAGGGGTTGTACGCGTGGCTCGGGGAACCGGTCACCCCCGCGTTCGAAGCCGGCATGCGGGATTGGTGGAAGGAGTTCGCGGCCAACCGCGAGCCCAATGTCCACCCCGACCCCGCGACGTTCGGAGTCGACCTCGACCGGGTCCGCCCCCTGTTCGCGGACTACACATCCCGATACTGCACGCCGCGCTGA
- the cysD gene encoding sulfate adenylyltransferase subunit CysD, which yields MGRLTHLERLEAESIQIFREAVSEAERPVMLYSVGKDSAVMLHLAMKAFHPSKPPFPLLHVDTTWKFRAMYEFRDKVVAELGVDLLVYRNPECVERGINPFDHGSATHTDMWKTEGLKQALDLHGFDLAFGGARRDEEKSRAKERVFSVRSTQHRWDPRQQRPELWRLYNARKQQGESLRVFPLSNWTELDVWQYIHRERIPIVPLYFAAPRPVVERDGALIMVDDDRMPLKPGEVPERRSVRFRTLGCYPLTGAVESEADTLTGIVREMLLTTSSEREGRVIDHDSSGSMEKKKQEGYF from the coding sequence ATGGGGCGACTGACACATCTTGAGCGTCTTGAGGCGGAGAGTATTCAGATTTTCCGGGAGGCGGTCTCGGAGGCGGAGCGGCCGGTGATGTTGTATTCGGTCGGCAAGGACAGTGCGGTGATGCTGCATCTGGCGATGAAGGCGTTTCATCCGTCGAAGCCGCCGTTTCCGTTGCTGCATGTGGATACGACGTGGAAGTTCCGGGCGATGTACGAGTTCCGGGACAAGGTCGTCGCCGAACTGGGCGTGGATTTGCTGGTGTACCGGAATCCGGAGTGTGTGGAGCGGGGGATCAACCCGTTCGACCACGGCTCGGCGACGCACACCGACATGTGGAAGACCGAGGGCCTGAAGCAGGCCTTGGACCTGCACGGCTTCGACCTGGCGTTCGGGGGTGCGCGGCGGGACGAGGAGAAGTCGCGGGCGAAGGAGCGGGTGTTCTCGGTGCGGTCGACGCAGCACCGGTGGGATCCGAGGCAGCAGCGGCCGGAGTTGTGGCGGCTGTACAACGCGCGCAAGCAGCAGGGCGAGTCGCTGCGGGTGTTCCCGCTGTCGAACTGGACCGAGCTGGACGTGTGGCAGTACATCCACCGCGAGCGGATACCGATCGTGCCGCTGTACTTCGCGGCCCCGCGGCCGGTGGTGGAGCGGGACGGGGCGCTGATCATGGTGGACGACGACCGGATGCCGCTCAAGCCGGGGGAGGTGCCCGAGCGGCGCAGTGTCAGGTTCCGGACGCTGGGCTGCTACCCGCTGACGGGTGCGGTGGAGTCGGAGGCGGACACGCTGACGGGGATCGTGCGGGAGATGTTGCTGACGACGAGTTCGGAGCGCGAGGGCCGCGTCATCGACCACGACTCGTCCGGGTCCATGGAGAAGAAGAAGCAGGAGGGGTACTTCTGA
- a CDS encoding SDR family NAD(P)-dependent oxidoreductase produces the protein MRGLAGKVFIVAGGATGVGAGAALRLGEEGAKVVVGDINLPGAEATAEKINKSGGTAIAVHFDLADEATVDRLVATTISEFGTVHGLFNVGADLSPGNLGRDKSVVENDLDVWHRTLDVNVVGYVRTIRAVLPHLVENGGGSIVNCSSGAAVSGGDRLRPAYAASKSAVNSLARHVAGNWGPKGVRCNTVMPGLVMGELQERQKDFELQKRFLDNVPTTRLGRPSDLGAVVAFLLSDDAEWINGQAWAIDGGANMRA, from the coding sequence ATGCGCGGACTCGCAGGCAAGGTGTTCATCGTGGCGGGCGGAGCGACCGGGGTCGGGGCCGGGGCAGCGCTGCGGCTCGGTGAGGAGGGGGCGAAGGTCGTCGTCGGCGACATCAACCTCCCGGGCGCCGAGGCCACCGCCGAGAAGATCAACAAGAGCGGGGGCACCGCGATCGCGGTGCACTTCGACCTGGCCGACGAGGCCACAGTCGACCGCCTCGTCGCGACGACGATCAGCGAATTCGGCACCGTACACGGGCTGTTCAACGTGGGTGCGGACCTGTCTCCGGGCAACCTGGGGCGCGACAAGTCGGTGGTGGAGAACGACCTCGACGTGTGGCACCGCACGCTGGACGTGAACGTCGTCGGGTACGTCCGCACCATCCGCGCGGTGCTGCCGCACCTTGTGGAGAACGGCGGCGGGAGCATCGTCAACTGCTCGTCGGGCGCGGCGGTCAGCGGCGGCGACCGCCTGCGTCCGGCGTACGCGGCGTCGAAGTCGGCGGTCAACTCCCTCGCCCGGCACGTCGCCGGGAACTGGGGGCCCAAGGGCGTCCGCTGCAACACCGTGATGCCCGGCCTGGTGATGGGCGAACTCCAGGAGCGGCAAAAGGACTTCGAACTCCAGAAGCGGTTCCTGGACAACGTCCCGACCACCCGTCTGGGCCGCCCGAGCGACCTCGGCGCCGTCGTGGCGTTCCTGCTCTCGGACGACGCCGAATGGATCAACGGCCAGGCCTGGGCCATCGACGGCGGCGCCAACATGCGCGCCTGA